In Caldicellulosiruptor morganii, the following proteins share a genomic window:
- the dapF gene encoding diaminopimelate epimerase has product MLFSKMHGLGNDFIVIDARGKEDIDYNSLAKRMCHRHIGVGADGLLLVLDSKLADIRMRIINSDGSEAEMCGNGIRCFSKYVFERGIVKKDKFKVETLAGIIEPELILNEYGLVEKVKVNMGKPSFKRKDIPMQGDPESDAINTSIEVDGKEYKITSLLMGVPHTVLFVDDVEKVDIYTLGPKIERHEVFPRKTNVNFVQVIDKNNIKVRTWERGAGATFACGTGSCASVIASNLNGFTEKKVNVHLYFGMLEIEWQDDGTVFMTGPAEEVFVGEYLD; this is encoded by the coding sequence ATGCTTTTTTCCAAGATGCACGGACTTGGCAATGACTTTATTGTAATAGATGCAAGAGGCAAAGAGGATATTGATTACAACTCTCTTGCAAAGAGGATGTGCCACAGACACATTGGTGTTGGAGCAGACGGACTGCTGCTTGTTTTAGATTCGAAGCTTGCTGATATCAGGATGAGAATTATAAACTCAGACGGGTCTGAGGCTGAGATGTGTGGAAATGGAATTCGGTGCTTTTCTAAATATGTGTTTGAAAGAGGAATAGTAAAAAAAGACAAATTCAAGGTTGAGACATTGGCAGGAATAATAGAACCAGAGCTTATTTTAAATGAATATGGGCTTGTGGAGAAGGTAAAGGTCAACATGGGAAAACCAAGCTTTAAAAGAAAGGATATTCCTATGCAAGGCGACCCAGAAAGCGATGCTATAAATACATCAATAGAGGTTGATGGTAAAGAGTATAAGATTACATCTCTGTTGATGGGTGTTCCTCACACAGTGTTGTTTGTTGATGATGTAGAAAAGGTTGACATTTATACTTTAGGTCCTAAAATAGAAAGGCATGAGGTATTTCCAAGGAAAACAAATGTCAATTTTGTTCAGGTGATTGACAAGAATAATATTAAGGTGAGAACGTGGGAAAGAGGAGCCGGAGCTACATTTGCATGTGGAACAGGCTCTTGTGCCTCTGTGATAGCATCAAACTTGAACGGTTTTACAGAAAAGAAGGTAAACGTCCACCTTTATTTTGGCATGCTTGAAATAGAGTGGCAAGATGATGGCACAGTATTCATGACAGGACCTGCCGAGGAGGTTTTTGTTGGAGAGTATTTGGATTAA